The Fulvivirga maritima genome segment TCTGACTCTCTGGTAAGGTCGATCACCTTAGCATAGCAGCCTCCTTCAAAGTTAAAGACACCGTTTTCTGACCAGCCATGCTCGTCGTCACCGATCAGATGTCTGTCGGGGTCGGCAGAAAGAGTTGTTTTACCAGTTCCAGATAAACCGAAGAATATAGCTGTATCTCCTTCTTGGCCAATGTTGGCACTACAGTGCATAGAGAGTACATTTTGTTGATCTGGCAATAGGAAGTTAAGCACACTGAAGATACCTTTTTTAGATTCTCCGGTATAACCTGTACCACCTACTAATATGATTTTTCTGGTAAAGTTAATGATAGCGAAGTTTTCGGCTCTGGTGCCATCTTCAGCAGGGTTAGCCATGAATTCTGGCACCGCTACTATAGTGAAGTCTGGTTCAAAGTCTACTAGCTCTTCTTTTTCAGGTCTTATAAACATGTTGTAGCAGAAGAGGTTGTGCCATGCCTGAGTGTCAATAACCCTTACTTTCAATCGGAAATCTGGGTCTGCACCTGCATAGGCGTCTCTTACAAATAGTCTTTTATATGCTAAGCTGCTAACAACTTTATCAAATAGTTTATCAAATTTTTCAGCGTCGAATGGGATGTTAATATTTCCCCACCATACTTTGTCACGGGTAATATCGTCTTCTACAATATATCGGTCTTTAGGAGATCGACCAGTAAATTTACCTGTGTCACACATTAGAGCCCCGGTGCTTGTTAATACACCTTCGTGATTGTTTATGGCTTCAGACACCAACTCGGCAGGAGTGAGATTCCATAAAACACCTTTTGCATTTGCTAGGCCTAGAGATTTGAGGCCTTTAAAGATTGATTCGAGATTAGAACGTTTCATCTGATTTAATGTTTAAAAGGTTAAGGACTTTTATCTGACATAAAAACGAAGAGTTTTAATGCTTATTTCTTCTTTTTTAGGTCTTTCTATTTATCTGTTTTTTTTCAGATTTTTCAGGTGATTTTCACCTGTTTTTGTTCCTTTTTTTGTTGGTATGAAGGTCGCAATTTAAAACTATTTCCAACATGACCTGTATTACTAAAATTAGTGATTAATGTCAGTTTTTATTAGAATTTAAATTGATACTGCAGCAGAAATAAGTTCTTTCTGGTAGTACTGTTGGTATGACCCTCATTACTTTCAAAAATAGGGCGACTTTGTAGCGCTAAAGTGAGTTTAGAGTGTTTCATATCAGGGTAATAATTAATACAAAAATCGTAGTTCACCACTTCATCATCCAGAATATCATAGTCTGCATATTGCATAGATATAGCTGGCTGTATCATAGATTGTGTTAAGTGATAATTACAGGCTATCTGAGCGGTAAATATAGAGCCTGTTCCTGCAGCAGGGTAGGCATTACCACTACCGCTATAGCTGCCCATTTCATTAGTGCCGGAACAAATATTATTTGGCGCAATATTTCGTATGAAATTTTCTCCTAAATCAGAGTTAATATAGCTGCCATAAAAAATAGCATCTATTTTAGGAAGTAGCGGTGTCTGACAAAACACATCCAAGCCATGCATATTCATACTGTGAAACACTGTGTCTTGCTGCTCCAGGCTCCATGTGGCACTGGGCTGATACAGATGGCCTACTCCTATATTAAATATGTTTTTTCTGGAAGTATAATATTGAGGAGCGAAAGATGAACTTTGTTTCTCTTTATCCATAAACTGATACTTAATATACCATGATGTTTGGTAGTCAGAGTATTGGCTGGAGAAAGTGGCCTGACCGCTTTTGGGAGTTACAGGGTTACTATCATTATAGGGTTTGGCTAATATAAGCCGGTAGTCTATTTTTCCTACTTGTCCGTAAGTAAAAAGGGAAGGTCTTCTCATCATATCATCATAAACATTAATAGCCGCAAGCGTGCTAAAATATATGTCTGAAGAAAGTTGGGAAGCTGTAGCCGGGGCGGTATATCTACTTAAGCCTACCCAGGCACTTTTGCCCACACCTACTTTAAGCCATGGCTTAAATTCATAGAAGCCGTAAGCGTCTAGTATTTTAAAGGTGTTCTCTTTTTTTGCCGTGTTAATATTGTTTTGTCCTCCTTGAAATACAAAACCAAAGTTATTGGTCAGTTTTCCCTGGACTTTAATTCTTAGGCGTCTTACAGAAAAATCTGTAACGCTAGACTGTGCTTCTTCTTTTACTAATGATCCCGGATTGAGATCCGTATATCTGAGCCAAAACTGCCCAGAACCTGATATCTTCAAATATTGTTTTTGTGTGCTATCTAATGGAATAATGATTTGTGCTTTTGCTACAGTAGTAAAGCAAATCAATATAATAAGTGATGCAAAAAGTTTCATGACTGTAGGGGGTGAATTCCCCACCAGCCTTTAGAGCTGGTGAGGATAGTTAAAAATCACACTCATGATTTTAAATTATACCGAGCGAGGTAGTGCAGTATAGCATCAGAAATACTAATGCTGTGCCTAACAGGCCCATAAATATTCCCATACCTGCCAGATGTTTAGTTTGTATCAGGCCAGTGCTAAATGCTAAAGCATTAGGAGGCGTACTGATAGGTAAAGACATGCTGAGAGAAATGGCCAGGGTTGTGGATACTAGTAATACTTTTTCTCCACCATATGCTTCTAGTCCTGGTACGGTAGTGCCTATTACTGCTATAATGGGTATGAGCAGGTTGGCAGTAGCCGTATGTGACATGAAGTTCGCGATAAGCAGCCCCGTAATGGCAGCTAGCAAAAAGATGATAGCTAATGACATGTTTCCAAAAGGAATACTGTTTACTATCACCGCAGCAAGACCGGTTGCATCCAGAGCCAAGCCTAAGGCAATGCCTCCGGATACCAGCCATAGCACATCCCAACTGATGTTTTTTAGATCGTCTTTATTGATCACCTGAAGGCATAAAAACACCGCCACAGGAATAAGTGCTATAATATAAGAGTTCATACCATGAAGGAAATCCGTCAGCCAGAGGGCTACTGTAACAGCAAATGTAGAGTAGATGATGATAGAAGCTCTTTTATTTTGTTTTGTGGCTTT includes the following:
- a CDS encoding porin; this encodes MKLFASLIILICFTTVAKAQIIIPLDSTQKQYLKISGSGQFWLRYTDLNPGSLVKEEAQSSVTDFSVRRLRIKVQGKLTNNFGFVFQGGQNNINTAKKENTFKILDAYGFYEFKPWLKVGVGKSAWVGLSRYTAPATASQLSSDIYFSTLAAINVYDDMMRRPSLFTYGQVGKIDYRLILAKPYNDSNPVTPKSGQATFSSQYSDYQTSWYIKYQFMDKEKQSSSFAPQYYTSRKNIFNIGVGHLYQPSATWSLEQQDTVFHSMNMHGLDVFCQTPLLPKIDAIFYGSYINSDLGENFIRNIAPNNICSGTNEMGSYSGSGNAYPAAGTGSIFTAQIACNYHLTQSMIQPAISMQYADYDILDDEVVNYDFCINYYPDMKHSKLTLALQSRPIFESNEGHTNSTTRKNLFLLQYQFKF